TTACGGCGTGATCGGCCGCGACCGTCTCGACCAGGCGCGCTTTTCCGTGACCCTGGTCGGCATTTCGGTTGCCAGCGCCATCGCCATGTCGCTCTATCCGGCGCTCGCCAAGCTGGTCGGTTTCAGCGACACGCAAGCCGGGTTCCTGATCGGTGCATCGGTCCATGATGCGGCGCAGGCGATCGGCGGCGGCTACAGCTATTCCGATGAAGCCGGCGCCAACGCCACCGTGGTCAAGCTCGCCCGGGTGGCCATGCTCGCGCCCATAGCGGCAGGCGTTGCCCTGTGGCTCGGGTCATCGGAGAAAGGTGGGAAAGCCAGCTGGCGCAAGATCGCACTGCCCGGTTTCATCCTCGGCTTCATGGCATTGCTGGTGGTCAACAGCGTGATCGCGGTGCCGGAGCCGCTCCGCGATGGTGCCCTCACGCTATCCAAAGCGATGTTGTTGGTGGCGGTGACCGCTACGGCAATGCGCTCGCGTTTGTCTGCCCTGCTGGAAACTGGCTGGCGCACGCTGTTTCCGGTCATCGCCGCAAGCCTCGCCTCTTTCCTCGCCGCCTACGCGGCCGCGCTGTGGGTGGCGCAGTAGCGGATCAGTCGGGGCGCGGCAGGACCGTCGTCGACTTCATCTCCTCCATCGAGAAGCTGGAGGTAACATCGGATAGCCCCGGGACACGCGCGATCAGCCGCTGGTAGATGCGGTCGTAATCGGCGATATCGCGAACGCGCAGCTTGAGCATGTAATCGATGTCGCCTGCCATGCGATGGCATTCTACGATTTCCTCGATCGCGGGGGACCACTGCAGTCACATTGCCGAGGAGAATCTCTGCCGCTTCCTCGCGCTTCAGCCGCGCCCATTCTCGCTCCGACATGCCTTCCGGCGCGTCCTCGGCAAAGGCATCGCCGAGGAAATGGGCGCGCTCGTCGAGACTGAGGGCGTCGACCACGCGGTAGGCCATGCTCCGGCTCTCGACGACATTGCCGAGCGTGAAGAAGTAGCGTCCGATTTCGTTCGTCGGAACGGTCGGTGCCAGATCCTGCCCTTCGACGATATTGTTGCCATAGGGCTCGACCCGTACGGTCGAAGTCGCCTGATAGATCGGCGTGGTCAGTAGCGTGAAGAGCAGGGCGGCGAGCATCACGAGGCCGAGCGTTGCGGCCATCGTGATTCGCTGGCGGTAGAGGAAGCCTCTGATTGCAGGAAGCGTCAGCGCCTTGGTCCGCCGCTCACCCTCTTCGCCATCTGGCAGGAATTGATCGAGCCAATATTCGCTCTTGCCACCGCCTGCTTCGACCTTGCTAACTTCGTTCATCGCTCAGCCTACCAGTTGACGTTGGTGAACAAACCGAACGCGGGTAGCGCGCGGAGGAAGTCCTGCCAGAATTGCGACAGCCCCGAGAGGCCGACCACGACCCGGTCGCCCGGCTCGAGGACGGGATCGATCATCGTGCCCTGGCTGACCGAACGATAATCGAACTTGGCCACTGAGATCCCGCCTTCGCCTTCGCGGAAAATCGCGACCTCTTTCAGATTGGCGACCCGCGTGGGGCCATCGGCGAGTGCCAAGGCGGCCGAAAGCCGGTCACCGGGCTGGAAAGTGTAGACTCCGGGGTCCTCGACCCCGCCTTCGACAGTGACCCTGTGCGAGGCGGCGCTGGTGAGGTTCAGGCTGACTTGCGGATCCTTCACGCCCGCTGCGCGCAGGCGGAGCTCGATGTCTTCGGCCAGCTCGTTGGTCGTCAGGCCCGCAGCCTGAACGGCGCCAAGCAGAGGAAGGCCCACGGTGCCGTCGAGTGCGATGGCAACTTCTTCGAGCGAGAGATCGGGTTCGCGGTAGACCACCACCGAAATCTTGTCCGTCCCGCGCAAGCGGTAGAGCGTCGGTGCTGCCGAGCTATAGCTATCCTGACCCATTCCGGTGGCGGGCTGTATAACCGTGGGGCCGATCGCGGGCGGCGGGGTGGTACCGCAGGCCGCCACCAGGAAAGTGGCTGTTGCCATCGCGCCCAACTTGGCCTGACATATTTTCGAGCCCGTGTGTTTCATCGATCCCGTCGCGACCCAAAGGATGGCAGGGCCGATCCTGCCGAATTCATTCGACCGACAACCTAGGCCAAACGGCGGTGCAGTTCACGGGCTGCGCGAAGGTAATGCACCGCTATTTTGCAGTGGATGCGACAGTTTACACGGATCGTATCGTCGCAAGGGCGGTGTATGGTGATCGCCATGCCCGATAGCTCGCCTTCCATGCTCAGCCTGATAGCGGCGGCGCTCTATCTCGGCGTGGCTGCTGTGGCCGGACGGGCAGGGAAGACCTCGGGCCTGGGCGGCGGTGAAAAAGGCGACATGGCGTGGTGGTTTGCCATCGCGTCACTTTTCGTCCTGCTGGCGGCGATGCGGGTGTTTCTCGTCGAGGATCAGGTTCGCATGGCGTTTCGTGCGGTCCTGTCGGGCGCGGAGCTTTACGAGACAAGGCGCAGCCTGCAACGCCCGCTCGCGCTGCTGGCGCTCCTCGCGACTTCTGCCGTATTGGGTGCGATCATCTGGACAGCGATCCGCGAAACGCGCGCGCTGGTCCGGGCCCTGCGACTTGCCCAGCTTGCAGCCTGCGCAATGATTGCGTTGGTCGGCATGAGGCTGATTTCGCTCGGGCCGATCGACTATGTGCTGTTCGGACCCCTACGGCCCAACTGGATTATCGATCTCGGAGCGAGCCTGTGCGTCGGCCTGGCTGCATCGCGCTACGCGGCGCTGACGGAAAATAGAGAACCTAGGCGGTAAGTCGCGCCGGCTCCAGCCCGACACCGTGGCGCTGGGCAATCGCGGCGACGATCCTGTGCGCGGCCTGGCCGTCTCCGTAAGGATTATGCGCCTTCGACATGGCGTCATAGGCAACGTGATCGTCAAGCAGCTTCGATGCTTCGCCGACGATCCTTTCCGGATCGGTCGCAACCAGCCTGGCAGTCCCGGCGGAAATTCCTTCCGGTCGTTCGGTCGTGTCCCGCATGACCAACACTGGCTTGCCGAGGCTCGGGGCTTCTTCCTGAACGCCGCCGCTGTCGGTAAGGATCAGGCGGGAGGCTTCCATCATCGCCACGAAGTTGGGATAGTCGAGCGGTTCTATCAGCGCGATGTTGTGGTAATCTCCCAGCATTGCCCGCATGACGCCGCCGACATTGGGGTTGGGGTGCACGGGATAGATGATCGCGACGTCGTCGCGCGCAGCCAGGGCCGATAGCGCTGTGGCGATATTTCGCATGCCGTCGCCGAAATTTTCGCGCCGATGGGCCGTCACCGCAATGATCTGTTTCCCTGCAAAGCGTTGTTGCAGCTCTGCGATCGCGGGCGCCATTGAGGGGTCCGCCGCAATTCGGCGTCGCGTGGCAAGCAGCGCGTCGATTACGGTGTTGCCGGTGATGAAGATGTTCGCCGGGTCAACTGTCTCTGCCGTCAATGCATCGGCGGCGATCTGCGTCGGGGCGAAGTGGAGGTCGGCGATCACCCCGGTGACGCGGCGATTCACTTCCTCGGGCCAGGGCGAGTAGATGTCGCCGCTGCGCAGCCCGGCTTCCACATGGCCTACCGGGATTCGGCGGAAATAGCAGGCAAGCGTCACCATCATGGTCGTCAGCGTGTCGCCATGGACCAGCACGCGCTCTGGCTTTTCGCGGTCGAGCGCTTCGCCGAACCGAGTGACGATGCGCGCCGAGAGCTCGTCGAGGCTCTGGCCCTGTTGCATCAGGTCAAGGTCGACATCGGGCAGGATCCCCGCCAGTTGCAGGACTTGGTCGAGCAACTCGCGATGCTGGGCCGTCACCGCCACGCGCGTGTCGAACTGGTCTGTTGCGCGAAGCGCGTCGACGACCGGAAACATCTTGATCGCTTCGGGCCGTGTCCCGAAAGTCACGAGGATTTTCGGTCGACTCATCGCTTCAGCATGCCCCGCGTATCATAGACCATCTTGCCCGCCAGCGCGGCGAGGTCGAGGTGCTTGAACGCGTCGTGATCGACCAGCACCGCGACCACATCTGCAGCTTTCAGCGCTTCGTCAAGCTCTAGCAATTCGGCGCCCGTGCCGATGAAATCTCGCGGCAATTCATCGGTGTAGGGTTCGACGATAAGGAGCCGGTCGCCTTCGTCTCGGGCAAGTTCGGCCGCGATCTCCAGCGCAGGGCTTTCGCGGAAATCGTCGATATTGGGTTTGAATGCGAGGCCCAGCAGCGCGACCTTCGCCTCGGGAGAAGCTGCCATCATCGCGCGGATGCGGCTGCCTGTATGGTGCGCCTTGTAATCGTTCACCTCGCGAGCCGAGCGGATGAGCTTGGTCTGTTGTGGCGCGGCAGCGACGAGAAACCAGGGATCGACCGCAATGCAGTGCCCGCCTACCCCCGGTCCGGGCTGGAGGATGTTGACGCGCGGGTGGCGATTGGCGAGCCGGATGACGTCCCACACGTCGATCTCGACGGCGTCGGCCACCATCGAAAGCTCATTGGCAAACGCAATGTTGACGTCGCGGAAGCTGTTCTCGACCAGCTTCACCGTCTCGGCAACGCGCGCATTCGTGACCAGGCAATCGCCCTTCACAAAGCTGCGATAAAGCGACGCGGCTTTCTCGGCGCAGGCCACGGAAACGCCGCCGATGACCCGGTCGTTGGAGACAAGTTCGGTCACGATCTGCCCCGGAAGAACGCGCTCGGGGCAATAGGCGAGGGCAATATCTCCGCCGCGCTCGCTGCCGAAGACCGGCATCGTCAGGTCGGGGCGCAGTTCGCC
This region of Altererythrobacter sp. CAU 1644 genomic DNA includes:
- a CDS encoding YeiH family protein, which encodes MNQKGHEFFAGDLFGEIYQAEEQVPAAPGASILPGLLVCGTASLAAAFLAQQYGFPIILLGLLIGLALSFVSDAESTTPGLDFASRHLLRAGIVLLGLQVTAAQVSSLGWAVFASLLGVMAAAFAAALLAARIVGESRAAGILAGGATAICGASAALVLYGVIGRDRLDQARFSVTLVGISVASAIAMSLYPALAKLVGFSDTQAGFLIGASVHDAAQAIGGGYSYSDEAGANATVVKLARVAMLAPIAAGVALWLGSSEKGGKASWRKIALPGFILGFMALLVVNSVIAVPEPLRDGALTLSKAMLLVAVTATAMRSRLSALLETGWRTLFPVIAASLASFLAAYAAALWVAQ
- a CDS encoding polysaccharide biosynthesis/export family protein — encoded protein: MATATFLVAACGTTPPPAIGPTVIQPATGMGQDSYSSAAPTLYRLRGTDKISVVVYREPDLSLEEVAIALDGTVGLPLLGAVQAAGLTTNELAEDIELRLRAAGVKDPQVSLNLTSAASHRVTVEGGVEDPGVYTFQPGDRLSAALALADGPTRVANLKEVAIFREGEGGISVAKFDYRSVSQGTMIDPVLEPGDRVVVGLSGLSQFWQDFLRALPAFGLFTNVNW
- the wecB gene encoding non-hydrolyzing UDP-N-acetylglucosamine 2-epimerase, which gives rise to MSRPKILVTFGTRPEAIKMFPVVDALRATDQFDTRVAVTAQHRELLDQVLQLAGILPDVDLDLMQQGQSLDELSARIVTRFGEALDREKPERVLVHGDTLTTMMVTLACYFRRIPVGHVEAGLRSGDIYSPWPEEVNRRVTGVIADLHFAPTQIAADALTAETVDPANIFITGNTVIDALLATRRRIAADPSMAPAIAELQQRFAGKQIIAVTAHRRENFGDGMRNIATALSALAARDDVAIIYPVHPNPNVGGVMRAMLGDYHNIALIEPLDYPNFVAMMEASRLILTDSGGVQEEAPSLGKPVLVMRDTTERPEGISAGTARLVATDPERIVGEASKLLDDHVAYDAMSKAHNPYGDGQAAHRIVAAIAQRHGVGLEPARLTA
- the wecC gene encoding UDP-N-acetyl-D-mannosamine dehydrogenase — protein: MEAVVKPWPEPAFDHQVAVVGLGYIGLPTAAVLASYGWSVCGVDVSPRVVETVNSGGVHIEERDLDRLVHEAVEAERLVASTAMPQAHFYMIAVPTPLASGNQPDISFVEAAARSIAPNLSRGACVIVESTSPIGTTERVGEIIGELRPDLTMPVFGSERGGDIALAYCPERVLPGQIVTELVSNDRVIGGVSVACAEKAASLYRSFVKGDCLVTNARVAETVKLVENSFRDVNIAFANELSMVADAVEIDVWDVIRLANRHPRVNILQPGPGVGGHCIAVDPWFLVAAAPQQTKLIRSAREVNDYKAHHTGSRIRAMMAASPEAKVALLGLAFKPNIDDFRESPALEIAAELARDEGDRLLIVEPYTDELPRDFIGTGAELLELDEALKAADVVAVLVDHDAFKHLDLAALAGKMVYDTRGMLKR